Proteins co-encoded in one Bemisia tabaci chromosome 9, PGI_BMITA_v3 genomic window:
- the mRRF2 gene encoding ribosome-releasing factor 2, mitochondrial, protein MLFRQIFKAYNVSWSMYKTPTIYFAFRYAATKSKFDIKHIRNIGVLAHIDAGKTTTTERMLFYSGKIRAMGEVHHGNTVTDYLEQERKRGITITSAAVTFPWSDHQINLVDTPGHIDFTTEVEQSLAVMDGGVVVLDSSSGVEAQTLTVWRQAQNYKIPCIVFANKMDRADANLKLCLQGLIQKLEVTPLLLQIPVRVKDKLSGLIDIIDMKEFKFIGEQGEDVMEKQLTEVDGVAWESAKEARNRLTSALADIDDNIADFVITSDSLDGISSKELTEAVRRVTIQRKAVPVLCGSAYKNVGVQKLMDAVVQYLPSPLDRHDADILNLFGHNLYARVFKIMHDKMKGPITFFRIYSGKLEKNQKIFNLRAESSEQIKNVMIAYADDYEEVNTVTAGNVAAVTGLKDTKSGDYISSSQNCVRDLSATLAKKKRISEKEAYQLLGGDVIIPDPVFFCTIEAPSLSVQNAFELALENLKREDPGLRVTTDPDTGQTILGGMGELHLEIVKDRIRSDYKIEADVGPLQIAYRESVVGRAKITHESKVAVGKYANNVSVTLSVEPAPPDNKDLLKLDRSSQELASKMSTLTQQHLKAMKRGIESSMFHGPKVGCPVMNAKFTLNWFETHRSTPESVVASATAQCVQKVLAEAGTSLLEPIMTVEVMAPNTISPKVMAELSKRRGQILNISERKGTMTITANVALSQLLGFSRELRISTSGTASFTMEFLAFLPVDPTLEGEAIKNITGFYP, encoded by the exons ATGTTATTTAGGCAAATTTTCAAAGCTTACAATGTCTCTTGGTCCATGTATAAAACACCTACAATCTACTTTGCTTTCCGATATGCAGCTACTAAATCCAAATTTGATATCAAACATATCCGCAACATTGGAGTACTGGCGCACATTGATGCAG GTAAAACTACTACCACTGAGAGAATGCTGTTTTACTCAGGAAAGATTCGAGCCATGGGTGAGGTACACCACGGTAACACAGTCACAGACTATCTGGAGCAAGAACGTAAAAGAG GAATTACAATTACATCAGCTGCTGTCACATTTCCATGGTCCGATCACCAAATTAACTTGGTTGACACCCCTGGTCACATCGACTTTACAACAGAAGTCGAGCAGTCTTTGGCAGTAATGGATGGAGGGGTGGTTGTCCTTGACTCATCTTCAG GAGTTGAAGCGCAAACTTTGACAGTATGGCGGCAGGCGCAGAATTACAAAATTCCATGCATCGTTTTCGCGAATAAAATGGATAGAGCAGATGCAAATCTGAAACTATGCCTGCAAGGTCTCATACAAAAATTAGAGGTTACCCCTTTACTACTTCAAATTCCTGTCAGAG TTAAGGACAAATTATCAGGATTGATTGACATAATTGACATGAAGGAATTCAAGTTCATTGGTGAGCAAGGAGAGGACGTCATGGAGAAACAACTGACTGAGGTAGACGGAGTAGCATGGGAAAGCGCGAAAGAAGCTCGTAACCGTTTAACCAGCGCCCTCGCTGATATTGATGATAACATTGCTGATTTTGTAATCACCTCAGACTCGTTGGATGGCATCTCAAGCAAGGAGTTGACTGAAGCTGTACGCAGAGTCACTATTCAGCGG aaagCCGTTCCTGTTTTGTGTGGAAGTGCATACAAAAATGTAGGTGTTCAGAAATTGATGGATGCTGTTGTGCAGTACCTCCCATCCCCTCTAGATCGACACGATGCAGATATTCTGAATCTCTTCGGTCACAACTTGTACGcccgtgttttcaaaatcatgcacGATAAAATGAAAGGACCCATAACTTTTTTTAGGATCTACAGTGGCAAACTAGAAAAG AACCAGAAGATCTTCAATCTTCGTGCTGAATCTAGCGAACAAATAAAGAATGTGATGATAGCTTACGCTGATGATTATGAAGAAGTCAATACTGTTACGGCTGGCAATGTTGCAGCAGTGACTGGTTTGAAG gaTACAAAAAGTGGTGATTACATAAGTTCTAGTCAGAATTGCGTCCGAGACTTGAGCGCAACCCTAGCAAAGAAGAAGAGAATTTCTGAAAAAGAAGCGTACCAATTATTAGGAGGAGATGTCATCATTCCTGATCCTGTGTTCTTCTGCACGATCGAAGCACCCTCGTTATCGGTACAAAATGCATTCGAACTAGCCTTAGAAAATCTCAAGAGGGAAGACCCAGGTTTGAGAGTCACTACTGATCCAGACACTGGTCAAACGATTCTTGGAG GAATGGGCGAATTACACTTGGAAATCGTCAAAGATAGAATTAGAAGTGATTATAAAATTGAAGCAGATGTGGGTCCattgcaaattgcttatagaGAATCCGTTGTCGGAAGAGCTAAAATCACTCATGAGTCAAAAGTTGCCGTAG GAAAGTACGCTAACAATGTTTCAGTTACACTGTCTGTCGAGCCAGCACCACCGGATAACAAAGATCTTCTGAAACTAGATCGAAGCAGTCAAGAATTAGCTTCTAAAATGAGCACTCTCACACAACAACATTTAAAAGCAATGAAGAGGGGAATCGAGTCATCCATGTTTCACGGGCCAAAAGTTGGATGTCCTGTCATGAACGCTAAGTTCACGTTGAATTGGTTTGAAACTCATAGGAGCACTCCTGAGTCAGTCGTAGCATCTGCAACAGCTCAGTGTGTTCAAAAA GTATTAGCTGAGGCAGGCACATCTTTACTGGAACCAATCATGACCGTTGAAGTGATGGCTCCGAATACTATATCACCAAAAGTAATGGCTGAGTTGTCAAAGCGGCGAGGACAGATCCTCAATATCTCTGAAAGGAAAGGAACTATG acgATAACAGCTAATGTCGCTTTGTCGCAGCTTCTTGGTTTCTCCCGAGAATTGCGCATAAGTACGTCCGGCACAGCATCGTTCACCATGGAATTTTTGGCTTTCCTACCGGTGGATCCCACGTTAGAGGGTGAAGCGATTAAAAACATCACCGGTTTTTATCCTTGA
- the SdhD gene encoding succinate dehydrogenase [ubiquinone] cytochrome b small subunit, mitochondrial, with product MSLSCLMRRTAINLFDNHGHSLLRATISPALANNSLLQQKNGSSLSVSKTAVTRFSTSSVRLSAHGDHSKLWTVERVVSALLLPVVPAAFIAPNFGTESMLAILMVMHTHWGIEAIVIDYVRASIFGPVIPKIGVGLVYVFSVAVLAGLLNVICNDIGIVGSLKLLWSV from the exons ATGAGTCTCTCCTGTCTCATGCGAAGAACCGCTATCAACCTGTTTg ATAATCATGGGCACTCACTCCTTCGAGCAACCATTTCGCCTGCCTTAGCCAACAATAGTCTTCTTCAACAGAAGAATGGCTCT AGTCTGTCAGTTTCTAAAACTGCTGTAACCCGTTTTTCAACGAGCAGTGTTCGTTTGTCAGCGCACGGTGATCACTCCAAACTGTGGACTGTTGAACGAGTGGTCTCAGCTCTTCTTCTTCCTGTAGTTCCTGCGGCGTTCATTGCACCCAATTTCGGCACTGAAAGCATGCTCGCCATTTTGATGGTTATGCACACACATTG gGGCATAGAAGCAATTGTTATTGACTACGTAAGGGCAAGCATCTTCGGACCTGTCATCCCGAAAATCGGAGTGGGTCTCGTGTATGTGTTCTCTGTGGCCGTTTTAGCTGGTCTGCTCAATGTAATATGCAACGACATCGGAATTGTAGGATCACTAAAACTGCTCTGGAGTGTATGA
- the LOC109037672 gene encoding RAB6A-GEF complex partner protein 2, with the protein MIEVSAKLIGGPIFMPGETVGCSVTFTNPPVSTDKKSHCNSEVLEVLAWASAQIHCLCSTNDKISVPRIKETSPGATSVINSDTSFMPCQGDKGQVVFSTTPRILFCDLSLSPGESKSYLYSEVLPSESPPSHNGQLTRYSYKITIGTQRVNQPIKSLRIPFRVLVIQGYLDISGCEDSIDLSPSNPFLEKKETEQELGPALQMVQNITARRTPNCYNVTNPRGQVARFCLYKQCYKLGEDIIGSFDFSNSVVPCVQFTVTLQCEETLSDEYKSFARQDKAISGFSNCHQVCLYMKYCTLNLPIPRHVTPMFSTQLVAVNWRLHFEFVICSKDRDDMLLKDGTWQGPKSLDIETMVWDLPIQVYPAAPTPDIHAQNKHTMVF; encoded by the exons ATGATCGAGGTCTCCGCGAAACTCATCGGGGGCCCAATCTTCATGCCTGGTGAAACTGTAGGCTGCAGCGTTACTTTTACCAACCCTCCAGTTTCTACGGACAAGAAGTCCCACTGTAATTC GGAAGTTCTAGAGGTCCTTGCCTGGGCCAGCGCTCAAATTCACTGCTTGTGCTCAACAAATGATAAAATTTCCGTCCCTAGGATAAAAGAAACGTCACCTGGTGCCACATCCGTGATTAACTCAG ATACTTCTTTCATGCCATGTCAGGGAGACAAAGGTCAAGTAGTTTTTTCAACTACTCCTAGAATCCTATTTTGTGATCTGAGTCTTTCACCCGGAGAAAGTAAATCTT ATTTATATTCAGAAGTTTTGCCGAGTGAATCTCCTCCGTCTCATAACGGTCAATTAACCAGATACTCGTATAAAATTACCATTGGAACCCAAAGGGTGAACCAACCAATTAAATCACTAAGGATACCATTCAGGGTACTTGTAATTCAAG GGTATTTAGATATTAGCGGATGTGAAGACAGCATCGATTTATCACCCAGTAACCCATTCCTagagaaaaaggaaacagaGCAAGAGTTAGGCCCTGCTTTACAAATGGTGCAA aatattacTGCCAGGAGGACTCCCAATTGTTACAATGTAACGAATCCTCGAGGTCAAGTTGCTCGGTTCTGCCTCTACAAGCAATGCTACAAACTAGGTGAAGACATCATCGGAAGCTTCGATTTCTCGAATTCAGTCGTGCCATGTGTCCAG ttcaCTGTTACGCTGCAATGTGAAGAGACACTATCGGATGAGTACAAATCATTTGCCCGGCAAGACAAAGCAATATCAGGTTTTAGCAATTGCCATCAAGTTTGTTTGTACATGAAGTATTGCACTCTCAATTTACCGATTCCTCGGCATGTCACACCCATGTTTTCTACACAACTAG tggcAGTAAATTGGAGGCTACATTTCGAATTCGTAATTTGCTCAAAGGATAGAGACGATATGTTGTTGAAAGATGGAACCTGGCAGGGTCCAAAATCTCTTGACATTGAAACCATGGTGTGGGATTTACCGATCCAGGTTTATCCTGCCGCTCCTACTCCTGATATTCATGCGCAGAACAAACACACAATGGTTTTTTAA
- the p24-1 gene encoding transmembrane emp24 domain-containing protein 7, with protein MESRTLWQIVCVVLVAVLSEFAFGVELTFELLDNKRDCFYEEIQKNTTCVLEFQVVTGGSYDVDVTIEAPTKDVIYRQVKAQYDSHKFTAPMSGTYTVCFSNEFSTFSHKLVYMDFQVGEEQPLPGADHVTVMTQLEFVTSEIHKSLTSIIDYQTHHRLREAQGKKRADDLNKRVFYWSLLEFTAILLISLGQVFILKNFFTDKNSAGASTDRFRMTSRLTFQD; from the exons atggaaaGCCGGACTTTATGGCAGATTGTGTGCGTTGTTCTAGTTGCTGTCCTTTCTGAATTTGCTTTTGGTGTCGAACTAACCTTTGAATTGCTTGACAACAAGCGAGATTGTTTCTACgaagaaattcagaaaaataccACTTGTGTTCTCGAATTTCAG GTTGTGACCGGAGGTTCTTATGATGTAGATGTAACAATAGAAGCTCCTACTAAAGATGTGATATACCGCCAAGTCAAGGCCCAGTATGATAGTCATAAATTTACTGCTCCTATGAGTGGAACTTACACAGTATGCTTTAGTAatgaattttcaacattttctcacAAGCTGGTCTACATGGACTTCCAAGTAGGCGAAGAACAGCCTTTGCCAGGTGCTGATCATGTCACGGTCATGACGCAG CTGGAGTTTGTCACATCAGAGATCCACAAATCCCTCACCTCAATTATAGATTATCAAACTCACCACCGTCTGCGAGAAGCCCAAGGCAAGAAGCGAGCGGACGATCTAAACAAGCGGGTCTTCTATTGGTCGCTTCTGGAATTCACCGCCATCCTCCTGATAAGTCTTGGTCAAGTTTTCATCTTGAAGAATTTCTTCACCGACAAAAACTCGGCAGGA GCGTCGACAGATCGGTTCCGAATGACCTCGAGACTAACTTTCCAAGATTAA